The following DNA comes from Allobranchiibius huperziae.
ATGCCGATCTGGGCGGGCTGGCTGCTCGCGGTCCTCATCGTGGGTGGGTACGCCGCGGTCAAGTTCCTCGCCCAGAACGGTCGACGCCGCCAGGGTCTCAACACCGAGCCCATCGCGGTCATCGCCTTCAAGGTCGGTGCGATCGCGGTCGGCACGTTCCTCGCCGTCTACGCGCTCAACCAGAACCGGTCGATCAACCAGGCGGCCGGTTTCAAGACGGTCAACGGCAAGCTCGTCAAGGTGGCTGCGCAGGAGCTCTCCGGAGTCCCGTGGGTCGTCCCGATCATCATCGCGTTCTTCGTGGTGTGGACGTTCGTGCTGAGCCGCACCCGGTACGGCCGCCACGTGTACGCCGTCGGTGGCAACGAGGAGGCCGCCCGACGGGCCGGTATCCCCGTGGACCGGATCCGCATCTCGGTGTTCGTCCTCTGTTCGGCCATGGCCGCCATCGGCGGCATCATGATCGGCTCGAACGTGCAGTCGGTGAGTGTCGCCAACTACGGCGGCAACACCCTGCTGTTGGCGGTGGGTGCAGCCGTGATCGGTGGCACGAGCCTCTTCGGCGGTAAGGGGCGCATGATCGACGCCATCGTCGGTGGTGCCGTCGTCGAGGTCATCTACAACGGCATGTCCAACCTCGTGAAGGGCACGAACAGTGCGGCCGTGCAGTACATCGTGACCGGAGTGGTGCTCATGTTGGCCGCCGCCGTCGACGCTCTGTCCCGTCGTCGGGCGGGTTCCTCCGGCCTGTGACCTCCTGGCGGGGGGACGAGTAATGGCACGTCAGATCTCATCCGGCCACCAGTCCATCCGAAGTCACAACCTGCGCATCGTCCTGTCCGAGATCCACCGCCGGGGGCGGCTGTCGCGCGCCGAGCTGACGCGCGTGACGGGGTTCAACCGCAGCACGATCAAGGTGCTGGTCGCGCAGCTCGAGGAGCTGGGGCTGGTGTCGGAGTACGCACCCGCCGCGCGCGGCACGGCGGGTCGGCCCTCACCGATCGTCGGACCGCGCACCGACGGCCCGTACGCCGTGGCGGTCGACGTCGCCGTGAGTCACCTCACGGTGGCGGCGGTCGCCCTCGGCGGGCGGGTGCTGGCACGTCACTCCATCGATCTGGCCGACGTCATCGCGCCGGAGGAGATCGTCGCGGAGGTGGTCGCGGGCGTGCGCGCCCTGGCCGACAGCATCCCCGGGCAGAGCTGGCTGATCGGCGTCGGGGTGAGCGTGCCGGGGACGGTGCGCCGACGCGACTCCCGGATCCTGACCGCCCCGAACCTGCACTGGGACGACGTCGACCTGGTGGGGATGCTGCAGGTCGCATTCGGCGATGACATCCCGATCCATCTGGGCAACGACGCCAACCTCGGTGTCGTGGCCGAGCACCTGCGCGGGGTCGCGCGCGACGTCGACGATGTCGCCTACCTCATCGCCCGGGTGGGTGTCGGTGCGGGCTTCCTCGTCGACGGTGTGCCGCTCCTCGGCGCGCACGGGCTGGCAGGCGAGATCGGCCACATCGTCGTACAGCCGGGAGGGCCGCTGTGCTACTGCGGCAACCAGGGGTGTTTCGAGCAGGTCGTCGGTGAGCGCGCGCTCTTCGCCCGTGCCGGCCTCTCCGGTCAGACGTCGGCATCCGGCATCGGCGAGGTGATGAAGGATGCCGACGACGGCAACGTCTTCGCCCAGACCGCGATCGACGACGTGTGCCAGTGGTTGGCCGTCGGGCTGGCGAGCATCTCCCACCTGGTCAATCCGCAGCTCAT
Coding sequences within:
- a CDS encoding sugar ABC transporter permease — translated: MNDINKPPASVDTDANGTEGTKGTEGTTGATRNVSAPKAGSLEAVATTVPTGNSVSAYVTNYLQRLRGGEMGSLPAVTGLVLLVIVFSILQPTFKGLFNLGNMLTEGAGPIFIAMGLVFVLLLGEIDLSAGFAAGVCATVMVRLMVGYHAPWPVSIGAAILTGVIIGFLIGFLRAKVRIPSFVVTLAFFLAFQGVALYIANNGKGQKGDITITDSVVNGFDGNQMPIWAGWLLAVLIVGGYAAVKFLAQNGRRRQGLNTEPIAVIAFKVGAIAVGTFLAVYALNQNRSINQAAGFKTVNGKLVKVAAQELSGVPWVVPIIIAFFVVWTFVLSRTRYGRHVYAVGGNEEAARRAGIPVDRIRISVFVLCSAMAAIGGIMIGSNVQSVSVANYGGNTLLLAVGAAVIGGTSLFGGKGRMIDAIVGGAVVEVIYNGMSNLVKGTNSAAVQYIVTGVVLMLAAAVDALSRRRAGSSGL
- a CDS encoding ROK family transcriptional regulator, whose amino-acid sequence is MARQISSGHQSIRSHNLRIVLSEIHRRGRLSRAELTRVTGFNRSTIKVLVAQLEELGLVSEYAPAARGTAGRPSPIVGPRTDGPYAVAVDVAVSHLTVAAVALGGRVLARHSIDLADVIAPEEIVAEVVAGVRALADSIPGQSWLIGVGVSVPGTVRRRDSRILTAPNLHWDDVDLVGMLQVAFGDDIPIHLGNDANLGVVAEHLRGVARDVDDVAYLIARVGVGAGFLVDGVPLLGAHGLAGEIGHIVVQPGGPLCYCGNQGCFEQVVGERALFARAGLSGQTSASGIGEVMKDADDGNVFAQTAIDDVCQWLAVGLASISHLVNPQLIVIGGSLSRLLDERQEDLQSSLDALMARAPGEPARVCLGGLGEDATLLGAAELVFTDLLEAPLATASAHRGQTEVLGGLDAVPFREAHGRSRHARPAVRAGEGRAGRQSSSAG